The genomic interval TGGAACGGTTAAGTCCTGCGCTCCCACCGTCATTCATATTCTTCATTTGACGTAGTTCCTGTAAAATGGAAGAAGGAAGCATGACCATTCTTATAAACATGCCATAATAATTGTGACTACAGTATTAAAGAGTGATGCGTAATAGAGTCAAATGATAATTTTAGTATGTAAAGAGATATAGACAAATACCCAATATCTGCCCTCGGCCAATCAAATACAAGGAATTTTTTTCAATACCTCatgacaaaataatataaagcaaTGAAGCAACTACATTAGGTAAACAAATATATACTGACAGAACATAACATGATAATCTTGCAGTGTGTTGATGATATGACAGTTGTTTCTGTAGCATTGCTCCTACACTGAATTCCCTAAAGATAAATGGGCTTAGTTGCAACAGTCTAAGGATATTAATCAACACAATGTGACAATAAGGAATCAAGTTTAAAGTTGGGCTTGAGACTATGTTCTATGTTTGGCTCAATGTAACATATTCTCTGAAATCAACTTTCTGGAGAGAATATCACAAACCAGAACTCTTGTCCAAACACGGAAAGGGAATATCTAACCTTTGTGGTAAGTTTAGTGAGATTGGGGTCAGGATCCGAGTCCACCTGTTTCCCATACACTTGGAAGGAGATGAGACCAGAatcaaagaaatccaagtgttTCTGATCAACAGAAGCAATAGAGATGACCCGACTGTGCTTCCACTCCGGTGACAGTGTGTCCTTGATGACGGGGGTGACAGTGAGGTCGGGATCATCCATGAATCGGTAGGTGACATGGAGGCCTCGAGAGAAGCGGGATTTGTTGATCTCTCCAGATCGGATTGTGACCTGATGATTAAACAAGACATGAAAATCACTCTGATGTGGAAAGTAACAGTCATTGAGAATTCTCAAAATGCATGAGCAAGCAATTGGAATGAAACTCTTTTAAGAAGAAATATATGCACATTACCAAATCTTTGGAGTACAAAGTTAAACCTCATAGGAAAAATTCCATTGCATCTGGACAACCCActgaatagaaataaaaaacaccTACCTTGAAATGGTATGGCTTTCCAAGAAGTTCTGAAGGATCATCGACAAACTCATCATCAGGGAGGGTTTTCCCTGTTTGATTACAAGGGGAAACATTCACAATCAGGTATCCCTGTTCAGCACCCTGCAAATTGagataaaattatgataatgttCACAATACATGTTTGTTATTTTCACCACTTATACCATCTGAAAATTAATAACACtaacaataacaattataaGCATTGTACGTATATTCTAACAAGATTTCCAAGCTCTGTATAACAGTACCAAATAGGAGATGGCGAGAGGACACGGGGAGAAATGGGACACTCTTAGAACTTAAAAGCCCTATAGATAAGTTAAAACTAACATTTAAAAACCCTTTTTATACTATGTTGTTTAAAATTGCAAGTACACTACACAGATGTTGTAGATCCTCTATTATGCTAGCTGGTATCTTAGTAAGTGTGCAAACTTCTGACAACAAAATTGCTTGATAACGGACAGGTTAAATATAGGGGCAgtcattttttttggtcaagGGGGAGAAATTGTACACATTTCTTCTCAGCATGTTTAAGTTCTACTTGTGCaattcaaatttcatgatttcttgATGTCCCATTTCACCTCAAAGTGTGCAATGTTAGCCCAAATTTAACTTTTTCTAAAATCATGAATTATACAAAATCACACAATGATATGGTATCACCAAATACTACATTATAATTTTCAGTATCTATAGTACATATGATTATGACCAAGCTTGACAAAATATCTAAAAGGTTACAAAGATTCTTAGTGATAAAAAAAGTGTCCCATACAGATTTCCTGGTCTCCCAAAAAggaagcaataataatatagaaatatgtCAAACGAGGATCCAAAATATTATATATGATATAATTCTTGTCAGATGGTCATCTGAGATATATGACAAATATTCTTTGATATATGACATTTGTTATCAGAGAAATCACACTAAGTGCAAACATTCATGACTTCAAAATTATTCATGGATCTTGATTTAAACCTCCCAATGACTGGTAACCCCTATTCCAAATTTATGTCTCCAATATTCTTAATCACTTGGCACCTGAGTATCTTACAAATACCATCAAAAATATACACGTCATCTTGTAATCTTCATCCAATCACTGACACAGGCAGACTTTGCATTCCCCTGTCAAAAGTCTCATCAACAAGAAACTGTTCTCCTGTAGCAGCTTCCAAGACCTAGAATGCTATCCCTCTTTCAATAAGAATGGCTTCCAGTAGTCTTGCCTCAAAACTGCCTTAAAACTTGCTTTTCCATACGTCATCTGATCATCGttcttttctctattttcaCTGGAACAACTCATTGTTCTCATATTCATGTGATGTACATGCTATGGTGCTATTTGTTTCTAGCATTTCTAGATAcatgtcatcattatcattattgactGATTATGACGTACCTTGAAATCAGTGATGGTAACTTTATCATCAAAATCTAAAGCATAAGAGAGACTCTGGAGGAAGACATTAGCGCTACCAATCAGGACATCCTCAGGAGGTTCCCAGAATGGATCTTCTTCTTTTGGAAGGCTGaggacatcatcatcaccatcaaggTATCGCTGATACAAGTcctagaaaaaaaaggaattgagGTGAAAGGTTGATATACCGCAGTAGAGAAATTGGATGAAGGAGTGTAAAAAACAAAGCTCTTGATTTTTATAGATATCAGCAAAATAAAAAGAGGTTTTCAAATATATAATGACACCTATTACTGAATTCTACCACTCATCATACCATCATATAGCATTTTATGTAGTGGTGGGaaagttttcaaaaatattctcAATATTTTAAACTGATCATGCATTTGAGGTTAAATGTGCATTCATACATGATGTTTCAACTGACCTCAAGATACTTTTAAGAGACATTCCACTTTGACAAATGAGATCTTCAACTTACTGAACTCAAATCATTCTCATTAAATCCACCATGCAAATATAATGCCCCTGACAGTGGACATTTGAATCAAAATCCACTCCATATCaaacatattcatatttttccttCGTGACTACTTACCTGGACAACGTATCTCCTGTTGATGAACTTGCCCCTTTCCCATAGCCATTCATTACCATTCAGAAGACTGGTCATCTTGACTGTCACCctggaaacaaaacaaacagaatACATCAACATACAAAACATTCATTTCACAATCATGTCATGATCCAAACAATCAGTCAAACCTTTTCAATAATCAGAACCAGACGTATCATCGATGATACAATCAAGGATACTAGTATACCTGAATTCCTAATTATCTAGTAATTCCAAATTTCAAATACACTGAAGTGAATTTgtagatcaggggcccgttgcagaaagagttgcaatcgaacgcaactcaaaaaatcttgcacaacttgattttcagccaatgaagcactcGTATTCAGGACTTGCACTTGATATTTTGAATTACGTTTAAACAAActtttctgcaacaggcccctggattGCCACAAACAAGGACTGTATTTTTGTGAAATATGCAAAAAGCTACTTGTAACCACCAACAATGCACGATACAAAGCAATCTCTATTGGTATCAATCTCTGTCAAAATATAGCACCCCATCTTCTTGATTCGTTAATGTTAGGTTCCACCAATCACGATTCATTTGAATCATAAGTTATTCATGGTGATCTCATCACACTCATTTAATGAAAACACTATTATATAGGTCATCCCCTTACCCACATTATAAAAGATTGAATGTGCTTGCGGTCATCTACCattataaggggggggggtatatctGATCATATGGAGAGTGAAGGAATGATCAATGGTCTTGCAATGATCAGGCTGAAGAAAATGGGCTGAGGGAAGCAGTATTTTAGCCACAGGTCTGGTGCGTTTAAAAAATGCAACCCCATGAATACATAACTTTAACacatataatcatcatcatcatccctgaAAGTACAGTCCACCGGGTTGGTGTATCGTCATACTTGTAGAATTGTGCAGGAGTATGTACAGTGCTGTGGAAAATCTATTCTACATGCTGTTAAAAAGAATCAACGCAGTCTTAGTGCAGTTGGATTTTCTGCACCTCAACCTCAGAAGCTGGCTACTGAAGTGCAGTTAACTGTAATGGCAGAATGGAAGAATATTCCAGTCTAATGGCATCAGGAATAAAAGTCTTCATGAGCTCCAAGTAGCCAGTCCTGGCATTCTTCAACGGTTCACCTGGAAGTGGGAACCATGCACAGTAAAGAGAGATTCTCTTAGCCCTATAaagaaaatcatgattatggtaACTTTCCATTCACGATAATTACCATGGTTAAAAAATCGTCAGCtaccaatcaatatcaaggtTGCCAGGGTAGTTACCATTATCACGAGTCTTTGTGACACCGGGCACTGGACTTACTTTGTTTCTTTGTTAGGGCCATCTTGTGCAGCCCCGCTGATGAGTATTATCTCAAAGTTTTTGTGTTTGTTGAGTTCTTCACTAACGGCATTGACTTCATTCACCATGGGAAGCAGTTCCAGGATCTGGTCCTGGGCCTTCTGTTGATCTTTTGTTAGTCCAGATGTACTGGTATTAAATCCCTTAGCCTGAGCAAGTTCTTTCTGAGCAAACTCCCAATCGATGCTCGCTGGAGTGCCCTCAGCAGACTGAGGTTTTAAAGGATTCTTGAAGATATACAGATGATTTGAACCTAAGTAGACAGAAAATAGAGGCAATGATAAGATATTCCACACAAAACCTGCTTTATGTATATCCTCAATATATAACATTAATTCAGATGGCTATGAAACATATAAAAAAGCTAACCCTAAAGtatatgaaacaaataatgaatgtttttgcAATCGTGCAAtcgtggaggtgccgtggccgagtggatTAAGGCGCCTGCTAGACACGTGAAACTACGGGTTTGATTCCGGCCATGGCACTATTGCCTGTGAGCAACGCAATTTTATCAACAATGCTATTTATTCctatattcaaataaatggaaatgatatatgcaatctttgtaagtatgtgtggacttgttttttttaaatatatatacacttcATTCTGTGAAAGATGAATGTCTCACCTCACGAAGTATTCTGTCCACTCcactcataaatattcattattagtattagtattaaTGCAAGGAATTCAAATCATGTTAAGTACTAGCCAAataatatctatctatatgcAGAAATAGGAATATGATGGtcgaaaacaatatatttttttctaatattaaCACATGAAgattatcacatatattttcatCATAGATGACTTACATAAATGCAGTGCTCTGAATTAGTTACAATTAATCCAATACATAACATCAAAACAAAGTTTAGGGATTACTTACCGAACATGACTCTGTCAAGATGAGACAAGATCCTTTCCCCGACAAGAGGAGCACCATTGATTTTGACCTTTGCCCCCGCTGTGGCTGGTTTGATGGAAATATCGCCATTTTCATTCTTCACCAGCGCATGCTGTTTCTGAATACTATTTTGAAGTAAAAAGTAAATACAAAGAAATCAAAGatggattaaacaaaaaaaatcaattattgaCTTAATGCTCATATTGTATGGATACATAATAGAAAATAACTACATGTGTCATATTCTAACAGCTTGCATTACACCGACTACAAAGACTGTGCTTTGCAAGCACTGACAAAGGCATTCGGGTTTTGGTTTTCTAATGCAGATTCATGACATTAGGACGGGCCAAGTAACCATCACAACTTCACAGCTGAATAAGGTTTACAAGGGTACTCTTTCTGCACAAAGCACATACACTAGCTTTCCAAAATGGTACAAATCAAGAAAAAGTGATCAAATTTTACAGGTAATCAGAAAAGATGAGCAAAAAGTGAGAAATTTGATTCCCTTGCATCACAAAGAATCCTTGTTTAGCAGACCAAAACATGGATCTCAATAtggtacatatatatattttttcatttgaaatactATATTCACATGGCATCTTTTCTCCCAGACAAAAATAACTTATTATTGTAACCCTTTCAAGAAATACCTCATACTTAATCGACCCCAATTTTAaaagaacaaatatttttttcaaattgtgaATTTTATAATCTTATGCTTATTCCAGTTCAAATTTCTACTCCTGAATTTCAAATGCAATCGTTACCTGAGACCGCTGAGCGGTATAGTTGGCGCCGGGCTGGCATCTTTCCTACCGATCGTTGTCTCACTGGCACTCAAGAAGTGAAGGATGACACCACTAAGTACATTATCCTCATTGAGATTTGTAAAGTGAGGTTCTTTGTTCTTTCTTTGTTCCTGCATGTCACGATCTCCATCGTCATCTGCTTGCTCTGTTCTTGCTTGTTGTAACTGCATGGTGATATAAAGCAAGAACAAGtaatattatgataaaatatttcatttcatctcaTATTGTTAACTTTTGTTAATGTTGTACACCCcggcaaaaagttgattttaattcaaagaaagaaacatcAAACAAgattaatgctgaaaatttcatcagaattggATGTAATGTAAGAAAAGTATTTCATTTTAGAGTTTTCCATGAGTTAATGCTTTaacaccctaacaaaaagttgattttaattttaaaaaaatcaaacaagattaatgctgaaaatttcatcaaaattgaatgttaAGTTAGAAAGGTATATCATTCTAGAGTTTACCTTAAGTTAATTCTTTTACAtcctaacaaaaagttgttttttatattaaaaaaaaaagaaacgccAAACAAGATCATTTCCGAAAACttaatcaaaattggatgtaaaataagaaagttgtatCACTTTAGAGTCTCCcgtaatttcacaaaacggttatatgcacaccctggtcAGCAGGCAAATGATTTGACCAAGGTAAtgatatatttgaaattttgacattgCTCACGTATAAGCactatttaaaggacaagtccacccaaacaaaaacttgacttgaataaaaagagaaaaattcaacaagcataacactgaaaatttcatcaaaatcggatgtaaaataagaaagttatgacattttacagtttcgcttcatttcacaaaacagttatatgcacatctcggtcggtatgtaaatgagggaactgatgacatcactcactcactatttcttttgtattttattatatgaaatatgaaatatttcgattttctcgtcattgtcatgtgaaataaagtttcattcctccctgaacacgtggaattcccttattttaacattttgtgcttcaggcaaggaggtcctaatcgtcaaattcgtaaaaattgaaatattgtataattcaaacaataaaaaacaaaagaaatagtgagtgagtgacatcatcgactctctcatttggatgtaactggctcgttcatatcactattttgttaaaaaataagcgaaactttgaaatgtaaataaatttcttattttacatccgattttgatgaaattttcagcattgtgcttgtctgatttttctctaatgattcaaatcaatatttttctgaggtggacttgacctttaaaagcaGAATCATATCATCTGCTAGGAGGAAACCATAGCAACCACATAATTCCTTCTTACCCTTGTATCCCAATCCATATCTGACATTGCTTCTTGGTTAGCCATCAGCTGTGCCCTGATTTCTTCCTCCATCTGCTTCTTCATTGCTTCAATTTCTGATAAAAACCATCAAAAACAGGTTGATAGAGATGTGATACATACAAAATAGATATACCAAGATCGTGGCTCAACTAGTAAAGAGTCTAAATGAATTCTAAACCCACCAGTTGGAGGTGAATGTACTGAATAATGTacaacataattttctttataatgaaaaaaaaaaagcatagtcTTATTGAGTCATTTATCAGATTAATCTTATTCAAAATGGGTCAAATTGGGAATACAACATGATTCAAGCCAAAGTAAGGTATACAGGCCTACATACATAAAGTAGATTTGAACTTGAGGCACTTCAAATCCTCTCTGCTATCAAATCATTGCAGATTGGGACAGAGTAAAGTTGGAAAATGATTTAcaga from Lytechinus pictus isolate F3 Inbred chromosome 2, Lp3.0, whole genome shotgun sequence carries:
- the LOC129253925 gene encoding kinesin-like protein KIF28 isoform X5; this translates as MVGYGQNKGIVPITCDALFKTIESSSTETKYEVTFSMLEIYNEQVRDLLQKNNPKGGLAVRQNPKEGLFYVQNLKKAAVGSYKEIERKVDEGTANRTVAATQMNATSSRAHTVITITFNQISKNDVGQETKKTSVINLVDLAGSERADSTGATGDRLKEGANINKSLSALGNVISALADLSMGKKKTMVPYRDSVLTKLLQNALGGNSKTIMIAALSPADINYDETLGTLRYADRAKKIKNKAVVNENPVEKLIRELREENERLKKSLGGGVMPMEGSAGMNPEEIEAMKKQMEEEIRAQLMANQEAMSDMDWDTRLQQARTEQADDDGDRDMQEQRKNKEPHFTNLNEDNVLSGVILHFLSASETTIGRKDASPAPTIPLSGLSIQKQHALVKNENGDISIKPATAGAKVKINGAPLVGERILSHLDRVMFGSNHLYIFKNPLKPQSAEGTPASIDWEFAQKELAQAKGFNTSTSGLTKDQQKAQDQILELLPMVNEVNAVSEELNKHKNFEIILISGAAQDGPNKETKVTVKMTSLLNGNEWLWERGKFINRRYVVQDLYQRYLDGDDDVLSLPKEEDPFWEPPEDVLIGSANVFLQSLSYALDFDDKVTITDFKGAEQGYLIVNVSPCNQTGKTLPDDEFVDDPSELLGKPYHFKVTIRSGEINKSRFSRGLHVTYRFMDDPDLTVTPVIKDTLSPEWKHSRVISIASVDQKHLDFFDSGLISFQVYGKQVDSDPDPNLTKLTTKELRQMKNMNDGGSAGLNRSISVVEKDELAQIKSELVLLKKKHERLEKKERRLQEICKEWEEKTPEEQQFAPFFRSVSAVANSTGTKLKTRVQMLNKMNQVHEAATGKKPQSGVCVCM
- the LOC129253925 gene encoding kinesin-like protein KIF28 isoform X2; this translates as MVGYGQNKGIVPITCDALFKTIESSSTETKYEVTFSMLEIYNEQVRDLLQKNNPKGGLAVRQNPKEGLFYVQNLKKAAVGSYKEIERKVDEGTANRTVAATQMNATSSRAHTVITITFNQISKNDVGQETKKTSVINLVDLAGSERADSTGATGDRLKEGANINKSLSALGNVISALADLSMGKKKTMVPYRDSVLTKLLQNALGGNSKTIMIAALSPADINYDETLGTLRYADRAKKIKNKAVVNENPVEKLIRELREENERLKKSLGGGVMPMEGSAGMNPEEIEAMKKQMEEEIRAQLMANQEAMSDMDWDTRLQQARTEQADDDGDRDMQEQRKNKEPHFTNLNEDNVLSGVILHFLSASETTIGRKDASPAPTIPLSGLSIQKQHALVKNENGDISIKPATAGAKVKINGAPLVGERILSHLDRVMFGSNHLYIFKNPLKPQSAEGTPASIDWEFAQKELAQAKGFNTSTSGLTKDQQKAQDQILELLPMVNEVNAVSEELNKHKNFEIILISGAAQDGPNKETKVTVKMTSLLNGNEWLWERGKFINRRYVVQDLYQRYLDGDDDVLSLPKEEDPFWEPPEDVLIGSANVFLQSLSYALDFDDKVTITDFKGAEQGYLIVNVSPCNQTGKTLPDDEFVDDPSELLGKPYHFKVTIRSGEINKSRFSRGLHVTYRFMDDPDLTVTPVIKDTLSPEWKHSRVISIASVDQKHLDFFDSGLISFQVYGKQVDSDPDPNLTKLTTKELRQMKNMNDGGSAGLNRSISVVEKDELAQIKSELVLLKKKHERLEKKERRLQEICKEWEEKTPEEQQFAPFFRSVSAVANSTGTKLKTRVQMLNKEDSVSIYSFELDPDQKMQPSSNNSPQAANGPPRPPSAKVKAPTSPAGTNGTTKLPPQNNGSDKKADMNQVHEAATGKKPQSGVCVCM
- the LOC129253925 gene encoding kinesin-like protein KIF28 isoform X3, which codes for MVGYGQNKGIVPITCDALFKTIESSSTETKYEVTFSMLEIYNEQVRDLLQKNNPKGGLAVRQNPKEGLFYVQNLKKAAVGSYKEIERKVDEGTANRTVAATQMNATSSRAHTVITITFNQISKNDVGQETKKTSVINLVDLAGSERADSTGATGDRLKEGANINKSLSALGNVISALADLSMGKKKTMVPYRDSVLTKLLQNALGGNSKTIMIAALSPADINYDETLGTLRYADRAKKIKNKAVVNENPVEKLIRELREENERLKKSLGGGVMPMEGSAGMNPEEIEAMKKQMEEEIRAQLMANQEAMSDMDWDTRLQQARTEQADDDGDRDMQEQRKNKEPHFTNLNEDNVLSGVILHFLSASETTIGRKDASPAPTIPLSGLSIQKQHALVKNENGDISIKPATAGAKVKINGAPLVGERILSHLDRVMFGSNHLYIFKNPLKPQSAEGTPASIDWEFAQKELAQAKGFNTSTSGLTKDQQKAQDQILELLPMVNEVNAVSEELNKHKNFEIILISGAAQDGPNKETKVTVKMTSLLNGNEWLWERGKFINRRYVVQDLYQRYLDGDDDVLSLPKEEDPFWEPPEDVLIGSANVFLQSLSYALDFDDKVTITDFKGAEQGYLIVNVSPCNQTGKTLPDDEFVDDPSELLGKPYHFKVTIRSGEINKSRFSRGLHVTYRFMDDPDLTVTPVIKDTLSPEWKHSRVISIASVDQKHLDFFDSGLISFQVYGKQVDSDPDPNLTKLTTKELRQMKNMNDGGSAGLNRSISVVEKDELAQIKSELVLLKKKHERLEKKERRLQEICKEWEEKTPEEQQFAPFFRSVSAVANSTGTKLKTRVQMLNKMMSAHNYVRNKAANGGSNNNLMKLQNGAGSGQGNSGTVVRTNKQGEKVEGGSKACIVM
- the LOC129253925 gene encoding kinesin-like protein KIF28 isoform X1, with amino-acid sequence MVGYGQNKGIVPITCDALFKTIESSSTETKYEVTFSMLEIYNEQVRDLLQKNNPKGGLAVRQNPKEGLFYVQNLKKAAVGSYKEIERKVDEGTANRTVAATQMNATSSRAHTVITITFNQISKNDVGQETKKTSVINLVDLAGSERADSTGATGDRLKEGANINKSLSALGNVISALADLSMGKKKTMVPYRDSVLTKLLQNALGGNSKTIMIAALSPADINYDETLGTLRYADRAKKIKNKAVVNENPVEKLIRELREENERLKKSLGGGVMPMEGSAGMNPEEIEAMKKQMEEEIRAQLMANQEAMSDMDWDTRLQQARTEQADDDGDRDMQEQRKNKEPHFTNLNEDNVLSGVILHFLSASETTIGRKDASPAPTIPLSGLSIQKQHALVKNENGDISIKPATAGAKVKINGAPLVGERILSHLDRVMFGSNHLYIFKNPLKPQSAEGTPASIDWEFAQKELAQAKGFNTSTSGLTKDQQKAQDQILELLPMVNEVNAVSEELNKHKNFEIILISGAAQDGPNKETKVTVKMTSLLNGNEWLWERGKFINRRYVVQDLYQRYLDGDDDVLSLPKEEDPFWEPPEDVLIGSANVFLQSLSYALDFDDKVTITDFKGAEQGYLIVNVSPCNQTGKTLPDDEFVDDPSELLGKPYHFKVTIRSGEINKSRFSRGLHVTYRFMDDPDLTVTPVIKDTLSPEWKHSRVISIASVDQKHLDFFDSGLISFQVYGKQVDSDPDPNLTKLTTKELRQMKNMNDGGSAGLNRSISVVEKDELAQIKSELVLLKKKHERLEKKERRLQEICKEWEEKTPEEQQFAPFFRSVSAVANSTGTKLKTRVQMLNKEDSVSIYSFELDPDQKMQPSSNNSPQAANGPPRPPSAKVKAPTSPAGTNGTTKLPPQNNGSDKKADLMKLQNGAGSGQGNSGTVVRTNKQGEKVEGGSKACIVM
- the LOC129253925 gene encoding kinesin-like protein KIF28 isoform X4, with amino-acid sequence MVGYGQNKGIVPITCDALFKTIESSSTETKYEVTFSMLEIYNEQVRDLLQKNNPKGGLAVRQNPKEGLFYVQNLKKAAVGSYKEIERKVDEGTANRTVAATQMNATSSRAHTVITITFNQISKNDVGQETKKTSVINLVDLAGSERADSTGATGDRLKEGANINKSLSALGNVISALADLSMGKKKTMVPYRDSVLTKLLQNALGGNSKTIMIAALSPADINYDETLGTLRYADRAKKIKNKAVVNENPVEKLIRELREENERLKKSLGGGVMPMEGSAGMNPEEIEAMKKQMEEEIRAQLMANQEAMSDMDWDTRLQQARTEQADDDGDRDMQEQRKNKEPHFTNLNEDNVLSGVILHFLSASETTIGRKDASPAPTIPLSGLSIQKQHALVKNENGDISIKPATAGAKVKINGAPLVGERILSHLDRVMFGSNHLYIFKNPLKPQSAEGTPASIDWEFAQKELAQAKGFNTSTSGLTKDQQKAQDQILELLPMVNEVNAVSEELNKHKNFEIILISGAAQDGPNKETKVTVKMTSLLNGNEWLWERGKFINRRYVVQDLYQRYLDGDDDVLSLPKEEDPFWEPPEDVLIGSANVFLQSLSYALDFDDKVTITDFKGAEQGYLIVNVSPCNQTGKTLPDDEFVDDPSELLGKPYHFKVTIRSGEINKSRFSRGLHVTYRFMDDPDLTVTPVIKDTLSPEWKHSRVISIASVDQKHLDFFDSGLISFQVYGKQVDSDPDPNLTKLTTKELRQMKNMNDGGSAGLNRSISVVEKDELAQIKSELVLLKKKHERLEKKERRLQEICKEWEEKTPEEQQFAPFFRSVSAVANSTGTKLKTRVQMLNKMMSAHNYVRNKAANGGSNNNMNQVHEAATGKKPQSGVCVCM